The proteins below are encoded in one region of Leptotrichia sp. oral taxon 218:
- a CDS encoding phospholipase D family protein produces MNKNKKKDIIKKSFTIGILFFLMSCTTIKTPPEGVDYESPIRDSKNVDFHYDLTYLDKDGNIKYDRKIWDATYEVVDNANDYLIIEMFLFNDIYNKDVDKFPEFAKEYTRRLVKKKMENPNLKVYVLSDENNNLYGAFEHPLITEMKNAGIDVIDVDIYKLKDTFPWYSPIWRSVIEPFGNPQGKGWITNFYGPMWPKLTLRNLFRALNVKADHRKIFLNENKVVVASANIHDPSYFHENVAISADGEITKDILKDLQLVAKFSGGNIDVSNKSEAKKPINNIKNSQGSKIKFREDENLKSDLQKQIEEIEKNKGNFVDKGTQDFYKTGELTKTGDALQSDDPNNSYRVQFESEAKIGENLDKDIDNLKAGDEVLMGMYFLADRPVIDKLIKAANRGVKVRIIFDRSRDAFGMSTNGLPNKPVSKKLKKKTKNKIEIKWYFTNNEQFHTKIMLMKKTDGNVIIHTGSANYIKKNIRGYIMDANLRVLTNKDSKLTKDVYNYFDRLWENRDGLFTINFDDEPTTKASQDFMYKILDAAQLGSF; encoded by the coding sequence ATGAATAAAAATAAAAAAAAAGATATAATAAAAAAAAGTTTCACAATAGGAATTTTATTTTTTCTTATGTCTTGTACAACAATAAAGACACCGCCTGAGGGAGTCGATTATGAAAGTCCAATTAGAGATAGTAAAAATGTCGATTTTCACTATGATTTGACTTATTTGGACAAAGATGGAAATATTAAGTATGACAGAAAAATTTGGGATGCGACTTACGAAGTTGTTGATAACGCTAATGATTATTTGATAATTGAAATGTTTTTATTTAACGATATTTATAATAAAGATGTGGATAAATTTCCTGAATTTGCAAAGGAGTATACGAGAAGACTTGTGAAAAAGAAGATGGAAAATCCAAATTTAAAAGTATATGTACTGTCAGATGAAAATAATAATTTGTATGGAGCATTTGAACATCCGCTTATCACAGAGATGAAAAATGCTGGAATTGATGTTATAGATGTGGATATTTATAAATTAAAAGATACTTTTCCATGGTATTCGCCAATTTGGAGAAGTGTCATAGAGCCTTTTGGAAATCCGCAGGGAAAAGGATGGATTACTAATTTTTATGGACCGATGTGGCCAAAACTTACACTTAGAAATTTATTTCGTGCTTTAAATGTAAAAGCTGATCACAGAAAGATTTTTTTGAATGAAAACAAGGTCGTAGTTGCAAGTGCAAATATTCATGATCCAAGTTATTTCCACGAAAATGTGGCAATTTCTGCAGATGGGGAAATTACAAAAGACATTTTAAAAGATTTACAGCTTGTTGCAAAATTTTCAGGTGGAAATATAGATGTTTCAAATAAAAGTGAAGCTAAAAAACCTATTAATAATATAAAGAATTCGCAAGGATCAAAAATTAAATTTAGAGAAGATGAAAATTTGAAATCAGATTTGCAGAAGCAAATTGAAGAAATTGAGAAAAATAAAGGAAATTTTGTTGATAAGGGAACACAGGATTTTTATAAAACTGGAGAACTTACGAAAACTGGAGATGCTTTGCAAAGTGATGATCCAAATAACAGCTACAGAGTTCAATTTGAGTCAGAAGCTAAAATAGGTGAAAATTTGGACAAGGATATTGATAATTTAAAGGCTGGGGACGAAGTTCTTATGGGAATGTATTTTTTAGCCGATAGACCAGTTATAGATAAACTTATTAAAGCGGCTAACCGTGGAGTTAAAGTGAGAATTATTTTTGATCGAAGCAGAGATGCTTTTGGAATGAGCACAAATGGACTTCCTAATAAACCTGTTTCAAAAAAATTAAAGAAAAAAACAAAGAATAAAATAGAAATAAAATGGTATTTTACAAATAATGAACAATTTCATACAAAGATAATGCTAATGAAAAAAACAGATGGAAATGTTATAATACACACAGGTTCTGCAAATTATATAAAAAAAAATATTCGTGGTTACATAATGGACGCCAATTTAAGAGTTTTAACAAATAAAGATTCTAAATTGACAAAAGATGTCTATAATTATTTTGACAGATTGTGGGAAAATAGAGATGGACTTTTTACGATAAATTTTGACGATGAGCCGACAACTAAAGCTAGTCAAGATTTTATGTATAAAATATTAGATGCGGCACAACTAGGTTCGTTTTAA
- a CDS encoding MATE family efflux transporter — protein MKKTVYKKVFSVGLPVAIENMIYSLMNFIDIFMVGKNNVALGLGTIAVAGTGFANQIFMIFVTSLFGMNSGGGILAAQYFGNKDYKNLKRCLGITVIVGFVFSLIFFFAGIFIPEVIISVFTKDAKVIKVGASYMRIVAWIYPLMGVGLAFNMQLRAIGKTKYSFYSSIIGLVVNLMFNTVLIFGYLGFPALGVRGAATATVIARIISTFYIIFIIYKLKLPIAGKISELFDLSLHFFVKVMKISLPVFLHEILWVLGSSVYIVIFGRMGTNYAASIQTVKAISSLVLTLFFGLSSATSAIIGNEIGAGNEENAYNYSMILLRVSFFCGILVGLFVLLFSPLILSLMGISKSIYPLTKQIVKSEVFIIVVKSLSLQLLVGILRAGGDVIWTIFMDLVPLWCVAIPITYFTGLQLGWPIYIVYLLSCSDEVIKIWPCIRRLKSKKWINNLVS, from the coding sequence ATGAAAAAAACAGTTTATAAAAAAGTTTTTTCTGTGGGACTTCCAGTTGCAATAGAAAATATGATTTACAGCCTTATGAATTTTATTGACATATTTATGGTTGGAAAAAATAATGTAGCTCTTGGACTTGGAACGATCGCAGTTGCTGGAACAGGATTTGCTAATCAAATCTTTATGATTTTTGTGACTTCACTTTTTGGAATGAATAGTGGAGGTGGGATTTTGGCAGCTCAGTATTTTGGAAATAAAGATTATAAAAATTTAAAGAGATGTCTTGGAATTACAGTAATAGTTGGATTTGTATTTTCACTAATCTTTTTCTTTGCAGGAATTTTTATTCCAGAAGTCATAATTTCGGTATTTACAAAAGATGCGAAAGTTATAAAAGTGGGAGCGTCATATATGAGAATAGTCGCTTGGATATATCCTTTAATGGGAGTTGGACTTGCTTTTAATATGCAGCTTCGTGCTATTGGAAAGACAAAATATTCGTTTTATTCAAGCATTATCGGACTAGTTGTAAACTTGATGTTTAATACTGTTTTAATATTTGGATATTTGGGGTTTCCTGCGCTAGGAGTTAGGGGAGCTGCAACTGCGACTGTTATTGCAAGAATTATAAGCACATTTTATATTATTTTTATAATTTATAAATTAAAGTTGCCAATTGCTGGAAAAATAAGTGAATTATTTGATTTATCGCTACATTTTTTTGTAAAAGTTATGAAAATTTCACTTCCTGTATTTTTGCATGAAATACTTTGGGTTTTGGGGTCAAGTGTCTACATTGTAATTTTCGGACGAATGGGAACAAATTATGCGGCTTCAATTCAAACAGTAAAAGCGATAAGCAGCTTAGTTTTAACATTATTTTTTGGACTTTCAAGTGCAACTTCGGCAATTATTGGAAATGAAATTGGTGCTGGAAACGAAGAAAATGCTTACAATTATTCTATGATTTTATTGAGAGTGTCATTCTTTTGTGGAATTCTAGTTGGACTTTTTGTGCTTTTATTCAGTCCATTAATTTTATCACTTATGGGAATTTCTAAAAGCATTTATCCATTAACTAAGCAAATTGTAAAATCAGAAGTTTTTATAATTGTTGTAAAATCATTGAGTTTGCAGCTTTTAGTTGGAATTTTAAGAGCTGGTGGAGATGTGATTTGGACGATATTTATGGATTTAGTTCCACTTTGGTGCGTTGCAATTCCAATCACATATTTTACAGGACTTCAGTTAGGATGGCCAATTTACATTGTTTATTTGCTTTCATGCAGCGACGAAGTTATAAAAATTTGGCCTTGTATTAGAAGACTGAAAAGTAAAAAATGGATTAATAATTTGGTGAGCTAA
- a CDS encoding peptide ABC transporter substrate-binding protein → MAESFTENNNKMTFKIRKNAKWSDGSRVTANDFVFAFRRVLNPKTAARFSEMLFPIKNAEKYYEGKAKADELGVKAIDDNNLEIEFEHPVAYFKYILTLPITAPIKEDFYKTHEKTFAVNLDSFLFNGPYKITKLSDGETLLEKNENYWNAKNIKIPKIKYIVSSDFHAVDNLIENGEIDISRVENYNLEKYRKDKTLNSFLIGKLWYLDYNLNNKFLKNQKLRQAISMAIDRDVNIKKIKNNDGSIAARSVISNQISGYSKKYREEYPDNNYINDKDPKLAKKLYDEALKELGVKELELGLLAGNSDPETLEIQHIQEELRVKLGLKTKITVVSLKERLNMTRSEKYDIVLNTWSPKYDDATTYFDRWKTKDNKNASVWQKQKYDLLVDEIYKMPKSAERDKKINEAEKILIDDAVIAPIYFAIENTYTNPKIYGLVRREITGITDFTYAYIK, encoded by the coding sequence GTGGCTGAAAGTTTTACAGAAAATAATAATAAGATGACTTTTAAAATTAGAAAAAATGCCAAATGGAGTGACGGTTCTAGGGTTACTGCAAATGATTTTGTGTTTGCATTTAGAAGAGTTTTAAATCCTAAAACAGCTGCAAGATTCTCAGAAATGCTTTTTCCAATAAAAAATGCAGAGAAATATTATGAAGGTAAAGCAAAAGCTGATGAATTAGGAGTTAAAGCGATAGATGATAATAACCTTGAAATAGAATTTGAACATCCAGTAGCTTACTTTAAATATATTTTAACACTTCCAATAACAGCACCTATTAAAGAAGATTTTTATAAAACTCACGAAAAGACTTTTGCTGTAAATTTAGATAGTTTTTTATTTAATGGACCGTATAAAATAACAAAATTAAGCGATGGGGAAACATTACTTGAAAAAAATGAAAATTATTGGAATGCTAAAAATATAAAAATACCTAAAATAAAATACATTGTTTCTTCAGATTTTCATGCTGTAGATAATTTAATAGAAAATGGAGAAATTGATATTTCGAGAGTTGAAAACTATAATCTTGAAAAATATAGAAAAGATAAAACATTAAATTCTTTCTTAATAGGAAAACTGTGGTATTTAGATTATAACTTAAATAACAAATTTTTGAAAAATCAAAAATTAAGACAAGCTATTTCAATGGCGATTGACAGAGATGTGAATATAAAAAAAATAAAAAACAACGATGGTTCAATAGCCGCAAGATCAGTAATTAGTAATCAAATTTCTGGATATTCAAAAAAATATAGAGAAGAATATCCTGATAATAATTACATAAATGATAAAGATCCAAAATTGGCTAAAAAATTATATGACGAAGCATTAAAAGAACTTGGAGTGAAAGAGCTTGAACTAGGATTACTCGCAGGAAATTCTGATCCTGAAACATTGGAAATACAGCATATTCAGGAAGAATTAAGAGTAAAATTGGGATTAAAGACAAAAATAACAGTTGTATCGCTAAAAGAGCGTCTAAACATGACACGAAGCGAAAAATACGACATTGTTCTAAATACTTGGTCGCCAAAATATGACGATGCTACTACATATTTTGACAGATGGAAGACAAAAGATAATAAAAACGCTTCTGTTTGGCAAAAACAAAAATATGACTTGTTAGTTGATGAAATTTACAAAATGCCAAAAAGTGCCGAAAGAGATAAGAAAATTAACGAAGCAGAAAAAATCTTAATTGACGACGCAGTAATTGCACCAATTTATTTTGCAATCGAAAATACTTACACAAATCCTAAAATTTACGGACTTGTTCGAAGAGAAATAACAGGAATAACAGATTTTACATATGCGTATATTAAATAA
- the metK gene encoding methionine adenosyltransferase: protein MGKKVYFTSEFVSPGHPDKICDQISDSILDACLKDDENSRVACEAFATTGLVVIGGEITTKTYVDVQKIVREKITEIGYRPGMGFDADCGVLNTIHSQSPDISMGVDTGGAGDQGIMFGGAVNETEELMPLALVLSRGIIQKLTKLTRSKELSWARPDAKAQVTLVYDENGKVLGVDTIVLSVQHDEEVTQKQIEADLKEKVIKPVLEKYDLKIDEVRKFHINPTGRFVIGGPHGDSGLTGRKIIIDTYGGYFRHGGGAFSGKDPSKVDRSAAYAARWIAKNIVAAGLATKCEVQLSYAIGVVEPVSIRVETFGTGTVDETKIEEAVSKIFDLTPRGIEKSLSLRKPSFRYQDLAAFGHIGRTDIDLPWEKLDKVEEIKEALK, encoded by the coding sequence ATGGGAAAAAAAGTTTATTTTACATCAGAATTTGTATCACCGGGGCATCCAGATAAAATTTGTGATCAAATTTCTGATTCAATTTTGGACGCTTGTTTAAAAGATGATGAAAATTCGAGAGTTGCTTGTGAAGCGTTTGCAACAACTGGATTAGTTGTTATAGGTGGAGAAATTACGACTAAAACTTATGTAGATGTGCAAAAAATAGTGCGAGAAAAAATAACTGAAATTGGATATAGACCTGGAATGGGATTTGACGCTGACTGTGGTGTGCTAAATACTATTCACTCTCAATCGCCAGATATTTCAATGGGAGTTGATACAGGTGGAGCTGGGGATCAAGGAATTATGTTTGGTGGTGCGGTAAACGAAACTGAAGAACTTATGCCGCTTGCGCTTGTTCTATCTCGTGGAATTATTCAAAAATTGACAAAACTTACTAGAAGTAAAGAGCTTTCTTGGGCAAGACCTGATGCTAAAGCGCAAGTTACACTTGTTTATGATGAAAATGGAAAAGTTTTAGGAGTAGATACAATTGTGCTATCAGTTCAACATGATGAAGAAGTTACACAAAAACAAATTGAAGCTGATTTGAAAGAAAAAGTTATAAAACCTGTGCTTGAAAAATATGATTTAAAAATTGACGAAGTTAGAAAATTTCATATAAATCCAACTGGAAGATTTGTAATCGGTGGGCCTCACGGGGATTCTGGGCTAACTGGAAGAAAAATTATAATTGACACTTACGGTGGATATTTTAGACACGGTGGAGGAGCATTTTCTGGAAAAGATCCGTCAAAAGTTGACAGATCGGCTGCCTATGCGGCAAGATGGATTGCTAAAAATATCGTTGCAGCAGGACTTGCCACTAAATGTGAAGTTCAGTTGTCTTATGCGATTGGAGTTGTTGAGCCGGTATCAATAAGAGTCGAAACATTTGGGACTGGAACTGTTGACGAAACTAAAATTGAAGAAGCTGTTTCTAAAATTTTTGATTTAACACCTAGAGGTATTGAAAAATCGCTTAGTCTTAGAAAACCGTCGTTTAGATATCAAGATTTGGCGGCATTTGGACATATTGGACGAACTGATATTGATTTACCTTGGGAAAAACTTGACAAAGTTGAAGAAATAAAAGAAGCATTAAAATAA
- a CDS encoding RNA-guided endonuclease TnpB family protein, with the protein MKYNLAFKYRIYPNKEQELLINKTFGCVRFVYNTILYNANKIYEETGKNKIITPASLKSENQFLKEVDSLALSNAQLNVRRSFTNFFQKRAKFPKFKSKKNNVKSYTTNCVNNSIRIEENKYLILPKLKKMKLKYHREIPKNYRIKSVTLTNSNGNYYVSVLTEFEKEIQKVPSNDKVIGLDFSMSELFVSSENQRADYPRYFRMLEKKLKELQKSLSRKMKFSKNWYKQKMKISRLHEYIKNCRRDFLHKLSKKLSKEYNAVVVEDLNMKGMSQALNFGKSVGDNGWGIFLRMLEYKLMFLGKQFLKIDKWFPSSKTCSGCGNVKEELKLSERSYRCECCGIEIDRDYNAALNIKNIGKLMLEY; encoded by the coding sequence ATGAAATATAATTTGGCATTCAAATACAGAATTTATCCAAATAAAGAGCAGGAATTGTTGATAAATAAGACTTTTGGATGCGTTCGTTTTGTTTACAATACGATTTTGTATAATGCTAATAAAATTTATGAAGAAACTGGAAAAAATAAAATAATTACACCTGCCAGTTTGAAAAGTGAAAATCAATTTTTGAAAGAAGTGGATAGTCTTGCACTTTCAAATGCTCAATTGAATGTGAGACGATCATTTACGAATTTTTTTCAAAAGAGAGCGAAGTTTCCAAAGTTTAAATCTAAAAAGAATAATGTTAAAAGTTACACGACAAATTGCGTGAATAATTCAATAAGAATTGAAGAAAATAAATATTTGATTTTGCCAAAATTGAAAAAAATGAAATTGAAATATCATAGAGAAATACCAAAGAATTATAGAATAAAGTCGGTAACATTGACAAACAGTAATGGAAATTACTATGTTTCTGTTTTGACGGAATTTGAAAAAGAAATTCAAAAAGTGCCAAGTAATGATAAAGTAATTGGACTTGATTTTTCAATGTCTGAATTATTTGTCAGTTCTGAAAACCAAAGGGCTGATTATCCAAGATATTTTAGGATGTTGGAGAAAAAATTGAAAGAATTACAAAAGTCATTGTCAAGAAAAATGAAATTTTCTAAAAATTGGTATAAACAAAAAATGAAAATATCAAGATTACATGAGTATATTAAAAATTGCCGAAGAGATTTTTTGCATAAATTATCGAAAAAATTATCTAAAGAGTATAATGCTGTGGTTGTTGAGGATTTGAATATGAAAGGGATGAGCCAGGCATTAAATTTTGGTAAAAGTGTAGGAGATAATGGGTGGGGAATATTTTTGAGAATGCTTGAGTATAAACTGATGTTTTTAGGGAAACAATTTTTGAAGATAGATAAGTGGTTTCCGTCATCAAAAACTTGTAGTGGATGTGGAAATGTTAAAGAGGAACTGAAATTATCAGAAAGAAGTTATAGATGTGAGTGCTGTGGAATTGAAATTGATAGAGATTATAATGCGGCACTGAATATAAAAAACATTGGGAAATTGATGTTGGAATATTAG
- the secA gene encoding preprotein translocase subunit SecA, whose translation MLKKLGEKIFGTSDEREIKKMRKIVNKINEIEPLFEKMTDEQLQHKTVEFKERISKSETLDDILVEAFATVREASKRIMGMRHYDVQLIGGMILHRGCIAEMKTGEGKTLMATLPIYLNALTGKGVHVVTVNDYLAKRDRDIMAELFEFLGLRSDFIGGNITPEQRKIAYQADITYGTNSEFGFDYLRDNMVGSLEEKVQRGHNFVIVDEVDSILIDEARTPLIISGAAEETTEWYNTFAEVAKKLKRSYKTEEIKDKKNTVIPDEDWEDYEVDEKSHTVTITDKGIKNVERILKIDNLYSPEYVELTHFLTQALKAKELFKIDRDYIINDDGEVIIVDEFTGRLMEGRRYSDGLHQAIEAKEHLEVAGENQTLASITLQNYFRMYEKLSGMTGTAKTEEEEFKQIYNLKVIVVPTNKPVIRKDLPDVIYMNKDAKYRAIARKIEELYHKGQPVLVGTASIQHSEEVSALLKKARIPHEILNAKHHEREAEIVSQAGRFKTVTIATNMAGRGTDIKLGGDPESFASKVAIKGTPEYEDIYHTYVKECAENRKKVLEVGGLFILGTERHESRRIDNQLRGRAGRQGDPGASEFYLSLDDDLMRLFGGDKLKSMMKMLKIDEDEEIRHKQITKSVENAQRRIESRNFSSRKSLIEYDDVNNTQREVVYEQRDAILKNENLRELIEGMISETVDIIVNNAFAGESGEKDLNLLEDKLNETFDYQIDLNKIEGKSAEEISNLIYDDLIKIYDEKEEAVGDEVFRKIERYIMLEVLDSKWRQHLKDLTELREGIRLRSYGQRNPIHDYKIVGYDVYNEMIDAIKRETSSFILKLKVRGEEDTNNLTHEEVSNVKYEHTDDKINVIGDDYQQEVIPEKPEQPQRPLSRRERRERARRNV comes from the coding sequence ATGCTTAAAAAACTTGGAGAAAAAATATTTGGTACTTCAGACGAAAGAGAAATAAAAAAAATGAGAAAAATAGTGAATAAAATCAATGAAATTGAACCACTATTTGAAAAGATGACAGATGAACAATTGCAGCACAAAACTGTAGAATTTAAAGAAAGAATTTCAAAATCAGAAACTTTGGACGACATTTTGGTTGAAGCGTTTGCGACAGTAAGAGAAGCATCTAAAAGAATAATGGGAATGCGTCACTACGATGTTCAATTAATTGGTGGAATGATTTTGCACAGAGGATGCATTGCAGAAATGAAAACTGGGGAAGGTAAGACACTTATGGCAACACTTCCTATTTACTTAAACGCACTTACTGGAAAAGGTGTGCATGTCGTAACTGTAAATGATTATCTAGCTAAAAGAGATAGAGATATTATGGCTGAGCTATTTGAGTTTTTGGGATTAAGATCTGATTTTATCGGTGGAAATATTACTCCAGAACAAAGGAAAATTGCTTATCAAGCAGACATAACTTATGGAACAAACAGTGAATTTGGATTTGACTATTTGAGGGATAACATGGTTGGATCTCTTGAAGAGAAAGTTCAAAGAGGACATAATTTTGTAATAGTCGATGAGGTGGATTCAATTTTAATTGACGAAGCGAGAACTCCACTGATTATATCTGGAGCCGCTGAAGAAACAACAGAGTGGTACAACACTTTTGCAGAAGTTGCTAAAAAATTGAAAAGAAGTTATAAAACTGAAGAAATAAAAGATAAAAAAAATACGGTAATTCCTGACGAAGACTGGGAAGATTATGAAGTTGATGAAAAATCACATACTGTTACAATTACGGACAAAGGGATTAAAAATGTTGAAAGAATTTTGAAAATTGATAATCTTTATTCACCTGAATATGTTGAACTTACACACTTTTTAACACAAGCGTTAAAAGCAAAAGAACTATTTAAAATTGACAGAGATTATATTATCAACGACGATGGAGAAGTTATAATAGTAGACGAATTTACTGGAAGACTTATGGAAGGTAGAAGATATTCAGATGGACTTCACCAAGCGATTGAAGCCAAAGAACATCTGGAAGTTGCAGGAGAAAACCAAACTTTAGCTTCAATAACACTACAAAATTATTTTAGAATGTATGAAAAACTGTCAGGAATGACGGGAACAGCAAAAACTGAAGAAGAAGAATTTAAACAAATTTATAACTTAAAAGTTATAGTTGTTCCTACAAATAAACCTGTTATAAGAAAAGATTTGCCAGATGTTATTTATATGAACAAAGATGCTAAATACCGAGCAATTGCAAGAAAAATTGAAGAATTGTATCACAAAGGTCAGCCAGTTTTAGTGGGAACTGCGTCTATCCAACATTCGGAAGAAGTTTCTGCGCTACTTAAAAAAGCAAGAATTCCTCATGAAATATTGAATGCAAAACATCACGAAAGAGAAGCAGAAATCGTATCTCAAGCCGGAAGATTTAAAACTGTAACAATTGCAACAAATATGGCAGGTCGTGGAACCGATATAAAACTTGGAGGAGATCCTGAATCTTTTGCTTCGAAAGTTGCTATAAAAGGAACGCCTGAATATGAGGATATTTACCACACTTATGTAAAAGAGTGCGCTGAAAATAGAAAAAAAGTGCTGGAAGTTGGAGGACTTTTCATTTTAGGGACTGAAAGACACGAATCTCGTCGTATTGACAATCAGTTAAGAGGTCGTGCGGGTCGTCAAGGAGATCCCGGAGCATCAGAATTTTATTTGTCGCTAGATGATGATTTAATGAGACTTTTTGGTGGAGATAAATTAAAATCTATGATGAAGATGTTAAAAATTGACGAAGATGAAGAAATCCGTCACAAACAAATTACTAAATCAGTTGAAAACGCACAAAGAAGAATTGAAAGTCGAAACTTTTCATCAAGAAAAAGTCTTATTGAATATGACGATGTAAATAACACTCAAAGAGAAGTCGTTTATGAACAAAGAGATGCCATTTTGAAAAATGAAAATTTAAGAGAATTGATTGAAGGAATGATTTCAGAAACTGTTGATATTATTGTAAATAATGCATTTGCTGGAGAATCTGGAGAAAAAGATTTGAATTTATTGGAAGATAAATTGAATGAAACATTTGATTATCAAATTGATCTTAATAAAATCGAAGGAAAATCGGCAGAAGAAATTTCAAATTTAATTTATGACGATTTGATAAAAATCTATGATGAAAAAGAAGAAGCTGTCGGAGATGAAGTATTTAGAAAAATAGAGCGTTATATAATGTTAGAAGTTCTTGATTCAAAATGGAGACAGCACTTGAAAGATTTGACAGAATTGAGAGAAGGAATTAGACTTCGTTCTTATGGTCAAAGAAATCCAATTCACGACTACAAAATTGTTGGATATGATGTTTACAACGAAATGATTGACGCAATCAAGAGAGAAACTAGTTCATTTATCTTGAAATTAAAAGTTCGTGGGGAAGAAGATACAAATAATTTGACTCACGAAGAAGTTTCAAATGTGAAATATGAACACACTGATGACAAAATTAATGTAATTGGCGATGATTACCAGCAAGAAGTTATTCCAGAAAAACCTGAACAACCTCAAAGACCGCTTTCAAGAAGAGAAAGACGAGAACGAGCAAGAAGAAATGTATAA
- a CDS encoding tetratricopeptide repeat protein, translating into MKMRKKLTFLLIILALGTMTVSCKKKAKDNKTSQTQISNKPINTDIFNLGAKQGQGNPNIQNLTPEEQQKLIDNQIDPAKVSEALTKAQNGDKESIMTLAQLYYNLKDTNKVKQILQYGVDKGYPEAIYNLAVILKQEGNTEQANKLMAQLPRTTERVVRRQGGRRVVSGGGPVMIRQLRMRPGAEEYNKAVDLVRAKKYDEAKKYFEKAYDAGIKEADVRIALINKEQKNTAESVKWFQKAANRGVKEANFEVGAMLYDSGKQEEARPYLMKAYKAGNKSLAMPIAMSYHNQKDTAEAVKWYKIAAQNGDKNAKATLERLERPNSSGESHSVTKGEAGKSGNSSTFLGNSDSKSLTESTLNNVKSKGKAEEEKKIEEKKDTNENHNNEKKK; encoded by the coding sequence ATGAAAATGAGAAAAAAATTGACATTTTTGCTAATTATATTAGCGCTTGGAACAATGACTGTATCTTGTAAAAAGAAAGCAAAAGACAATAAAACATCACAGACGCAAATTTCAAACAAACCAATAAATACAGATATTTTCAATTTAGGAGCAAAACAAGGACAAGGAAATCCAAATATCCAAAACTTGACTCCTGAAGAACAGCAAAAATTAATTGACAATCAAATTGATCCAGCAAAAGTATCAGAAGCGTTGACAAAGGCGCAAAATGGAGATAAAGAGTCGATTATGACACTTGCGCAACTTTATTACAACTTAAAAGACACTAATAAAGTAAAACAAATTTTGCAATATGGAGTTGATAAAGGTTATCCTGAAGCAATTTATAACTTGGCAGTAATTTTAAAACAAGAAGGAAATACAGAACAAGCAAATAAACTTATGGCACAACTTCCAAGAACAACTGAAAGAGTTGTGAGAAGACAAGGTGGCAGAAGAGTTGTAAGTGGTGGAGGACCTGTTATGATTAGACAGCTTAGAATGCGACCTGGAGCTGAAGAATATAACAAAGCAGTAGACTTAGTAAGAGCAAAAAAATATGATGAAGCTAAAAAATATTTTGAAAAAGCCTACGATGCCGGAATAAAAGAAGCAGATGTTCGTATAGCACTTATTAACAAAGAGCAAAAAAATACGGCTGAATCTGTAAAATGGTTTCAAAAAGCAGCTAATCGTGGTGTAAAAGAAGCAAATTTTGAAGTTGGAGCAATGCTTTACGACAGTGGAAAACAAGAAGAAGCTAGACCTTATTTGATGAAAGCCTACAAAGCGGGAAATAAATCACTAGCAATGCCGATTGCAATGTCATATCACAATCAAAAAGATACAGCTGAAGCTGTAAAATGGTACAAAATTGCAGCACAAAATGGGGATAAAAATGCAAAAGCGACACTTGAAAGACTTGAAAGACCAAATTCTTCGGGAGAAAGTCATTCTGTGACTAAAGGTGAAGCAGGAAAATCTGGAAATTCTTCAACTTTTTTAGGAAATTCAGATTCAAAAAGTCTTACTGAAAGCACTTTAAATAATGTTAAAAGTAAGGGTAAAGCTGAAGAAGAGAAAAAAATAGAAGAAAAGAAAGACACAAATGAAAATCATAATAACGAGAAAAAGAAGTAA